The Hymenobacter oligotrophus genome has a window encoding:
- a CDS encoding efflux RND transporter periplasmic adaptor subunit — translation MKNNRMLFILLGLLVVVVGGGMIAKKQGWIGKPTGTEVLTAKAAPANIVEKVSASGKVQPETEVKISADVSGEITELYVQEGDSVRKGQLLLRIRPDNYTAMVNQQSALVGTQQANVGQAQARLQQLLANARQTELSYRRSASLFKQKVISQAEYEQAKAAYDASQEEINSAQQSIRAAQSSVRSAQASLEEARKNLNKTTIYAPVSGTVSKLNIEKGERVVGTSQMAGTEIMRIANLNSMEVRVNVNENDVSNVDLGDSAVVEVDAYASRDEKFRGVVTSIANTAKDALTAEAVTEFEVRVRLLPESYRQLVRNVGGRTVVPFRPGMTASVDIITNRKNNALSVPLAAVTTRSDSALVKDANKQEGSGIKVGRGRGGNATNDDAKPKGDIEEVVFVVRGGKAVLTPVKTGISDFDNIEILSGVKPGDEVVSGPFRAVSKTLKDGALVEVKDAKSLNRAALKEEGGGDDE, via the coding sequence AAGAAACAAGGCTGGATTGGCAAGCCTACGGGCACCGAGGTGCTGACGGCCAAGGCTGCTCCGGCCAACATTGTTGAGAAGGTTAGCGCCTCGGGCAAAGTGCAGCCCGAAACCGAAGTGAAGATTTCGGCCGACGTATCGGGCGAGATTACCGAGCTGTACGTGCAGGAAGGCGACTCCGTACGCAAGGGCCAACTGCTGCTCCGCATCCGGCCCGACAACTACACGGCCATGGTAAACCAGCAGTCGGCCTTGGTAGGCACGCAGCAGGCCAACGTGGGGCAGGCGCAGGCGCGCTTGCAGCAATTGCTGGCCAACGCCCGCCAAACCGAGCTTAGCTACCGCCGCAGCGCCTCGCTCTTCAAGCAAAAGGTAATTTCGCAGGCCGAGTATGAGCAGGCCAAAGCCGCCTACGACGCTTCGCAGGAGGAAATCAACTCGGCGCAGCAAAGCATTCGGGCCGCCCAAAGCTCGGTGCGCTCGGCGCAGGCCTCGCTCGAAGAAGCCCGCAAAAACCTCAACAAAACCACCATTTACGCGCCCGTAAGTGGCACCGTAAGCAAGCTGAACATTGAAAAAGGCGAGCGGGTGGTAGGTACCTCGCAAATGGCCGGTACCGAAATCATGCGCATTGCCAACCTGAACTCGATGGAGGTGCGCGTGAACGTGAACGAGAACGACGTTAGCAACGTGGACCTAGGCGACTCGGCCGTGGTGGAGGTAGACGCCTACGCCAGCCGCGACGAAAAATTCCGGGGCGTGGTTACCAGCATTGCCAACACCGCCAAAGATGCCCTCACGGCCGAAGCCGTTACCGAGTTTGAGGTGCGCGTGCGCCTGCTGCCCGAGTCGTACCGCCAGCTGGTGCGCAACGTGGGCGGCCGCACGGTGGTGCCGTTCCGCCCGGGCATGACGGCCTCGGTCGACATCATCACCAACCGCAAAAACAACGCGTTGTCCGTGCCGCTGGCCGCCGTAACCACCCGCTCGGATAGCGCCCTCGTGAAGGACGCCAACAAGCAGGAAGGAAGCGGCATTAAGGTGGGCCGCGGCCGCGGCGGCAACGCCACCAACGACGACGCTAAGCCCAAAGGCGACATTGAAGAAGTAGTATTTGTGGTGCGTGGCGGTAAGGCAGTGCTTACGCCCGTGAAAACCGGCATCAGCGACTTCGATAACATCGAAATCTTGTCGGGTGTGAAGCCCGGCGACGAAGTGGTGAGCGGTCCGTTCCGCGCCGTTTCGAAAACCCTGAAAGACGGTGCGCTGGTGGAGGTAAAAGACGCCAAGTCGTTGAACCGCGCAGCGTTGAAGGAAGAAGGCGGCGGCGACGACGAGTAA